The following are encoded together in the Synechococcales cyanobacterium CNB genome:
- a CDS encoding diguanylate cyclase: MTSVHRWCVPPARGTRVTTELPRAARRSSLIGVAAPLRGGTTMARTRVLLAQRDSTRRGLLNARLGEGRPFLDVMCVSDGDHLLRAARDRHFDCAVLDADLVPRPASAALDAVRRTIAPCPLIVVSACSEQQVAVECFRAGVADFVPMTDALLGDTLWRRVENAIAEARRSHGERRTQARRLARMRRLAETDHLTGLFNRRHLDLLMSGSRSRHDRRRFMSAVMFDVDHFKRVNDSYGHAAGDDVIRAIAATIAHAAGPGATAVRWGGEEFVLLRHVGRESEAWRAAELLRRRVAAQRIQTRAGPLRVTVSAGVAIAPTNGLSEEIIFRADHALCMAKDRGRNRVCTWGMALAEREADDLELARTMSVEQRREALIRRLAPSMGPSQQEHTGTHCEQAASLACEIMDRLGIRGAESERIRLAALLHDVGKCAAPDDLLAHPAALDNLERSILGAVGEESARLAERLGAGTAGSMYVRRSHTQGAAQARSSLPVGASIVAVSDALAAMMSDRPYRRARTRAEAVAELRGDRSGRFDPAVLEVAEKAASTTAGVAA, from the coding sequence ATGACGAGCGTGCATCGATGGTGCGTTCCACCCGCGCGAGGAACCCGTGTGACGACTGAACTCCCGCGAGCAGCCCGCCGATCGTCCCTGATCGGGGTGGCCGCGCCGCTCCGGGGAGGCACGACCATGGCGAGAACGAGGGTGCTGCTGGCCCAGCGGGACTCGACGCGGCGTGGCTTGCTCAACGCGAGGCTGGGAGAGGGGCGACCATTCCTGGACGTCATGTGCGTCAGCGACGGGGATCACCTTCTCCGAGCCGCGCGTGACAGGCACTTCGACTGTGCGGTTCTCGACGCCGATCTTGTCCCGCGTCCGGCGAGCGCGGCCCTCGACGCGGTACGCCGCACCATCGCACCCTGTCCGCTCATCGTCGTCTCCGCCTGCAGCGAGCAGCAGGTCGCCGTCGAGTGCTTCCGTGCAGGCGTGGCGGACTTCGTACCGATGACGGATGCCCTGCTTGGGGACACGCTCTGGAGGCGCGTCGAGAACGCGATCGCCGAGGCGCGCCGGAGCCACGGCGAACGCCGTACCCAGGCTCGCCGCCTCGCCCGAATGCGACGCCTCGCGGAGACCGACCACCTCACCGGTCTTTTCAACCGCAGGCACCTCGACCTGCTCATGTCCGGCAGCCGCTCCAGGCACGACCGGCGACGGTTCATGAGCGCGGTGATGTTTGACGTCGACCACTTCAAGCGGGTGAACGACTCGTACGGTCACGCCGCGGGAGACGACGTGATCCGCGCCATCGCCGCCACGATCGCCCACGCCGCCGGACCAGGTGCGACCGCCGTGCGCTGGGGCGGCGAGGAGTTCGTCCTTCTACGCCACGTCGGGCGAGAGAGCGAGGCGTGGCGCGCGGCGGAACTCCTCCGCCGCAGAGTGGCCGCACAGCGCATCCAGACCCGCGCCGGCCCGCTGCGCGTCACGGTGAGCGCGGGCGTGGCCATCGCCCCCACGAACGGCCTGAGCGAAGAGATCATCTTCCGGGCCGACCATGCCCTGTGCATGGCCAAAGACCGAGGCCGGAACCGTGTCTGCACGTGGGGCATGGCGCTCGCCGAACGGGAGGCCGACGACCTCGAACTCGCCCGAACGATGAGCGTCGAACAGCGTCGTGAGGCGCTGATTCGCCGCCTCGCACCCTCCATGGGTCCTTCGCAGCAGGAGCACACCGGCACGCACTGTGAGCAGGCCGCATCACTCGCGTGCGAGATCATGGATCGACTCGGTATCCGCGGGGCGGAATCGGAACGTATTCGGCTGGCGGCGTTGCTGCACGACGTCGGCAAGTGCGCCGCTCCGGACGACCTGCTGGCACACCCCGCCGCGCTCGACAATCTGGAGCGGTCGATCCTGGGGGCGGTCGGCGAGGAAAGCGCCCGCCTCGCGGAGCGGCTCGGCGCGGGCACCGCCGGCTCGATGTACGTCCGCCGATCACACACGCAAGGTGCAGCGCAGGCAAGGAGCTCGCTTCCCGTGGGCGCAAGCATCGTCGCCGTCTCCGATGCGCTCGCGGCGATGATGAGCGACCGTCCCTACCGGCGTGCCAGAACTCGCGCTGAGGCGGTGGCCGAACTTCGAGGGGACCGAAGCGGCCGCTTCGATCCCGCCGTGCTCGAGGTCGCCGAGAAGGCCGCTTCGACAACAGCGGGGGTGGCCGCATGA
- a CDS encoding gamma-glutamyl-gamma-aminobutyrate hydrolase family protein produces MAGKPSDGRTARTPTWRTADPPLVGITTDLCESPNGARAFAYTRYAHAVTAAGGVPVLLPPIRAAAGEHARRFSAFVLTGGDDPRMEPFGGTTHPLATPVHTDRQAYEAALLDVLEQRHRDKPVLGVCLGMQMMALHAGGALDQRMEESSPSIAAMHRDGTHEVVPADTGPHRPLGAGPLVVFSRHRQAVSDSGGLRVLARCPDGVIEAVWDPDRVFYVGVQWHPERTEHEAAGIGLFRRLVAACGTA; encoded by the coding sequence ATGGCGGGCAAGCCAAGCGACGGACGAACGGCTCGCACGCCAACCTGGCGAACGGCCGATCCGCCGCTCGTCGGCATCACGACGGACCTCTGCGAATCTCCCAACGGCGCGCGTGCCTTCGCCTACACGCGCTACGCCCACGCGGTCACCGCCGCGGGCGGAGTGCCCGTCCTCCTGCCGCCGATCAGGGCAGCGGCGGGCGAGCACGCACGCCGATTCTCCGCGTTCGTTCTCACGGGTGGCGACGATCCCCGCATGGAGCCGTTCGGCGGCACAACCCACCCGCTCGCCACACCTGTTCACACCGACCGGCAGGCATACGAAGCCGCCCTGCTCGACGTACTCGAGCAACGCCACCGCGACAAGCCCGTCCTCGGCGTCTGCCTCGGCATGCAGATGATGGCGCTCCACGCAGGCGGCGCTCTCGACCAGCGCATGGAGGAATCCTCGCCATCGATCGCCGCGATGCACCGGGATGGAACACACGAGGTCGTGCCGGCCGACACCGGCCCGCACAGACCACTCGGTGCAGGTCCGCTCGTCGTTTTCAGCCGCCATCGGCAGGCCGTCTCCGATTCAGGGGGGCTGCGCGTGCTCGCGCGATGCCCCGATGGGGTGATCGAGGCTGTCTGGGATCCGGACCGCGTGTTTTACGTCGGCGTGCAGTGGCACCCGGAGCGCACGGAGCATGAAGCCGCGGGCATCGGCCTCTTCCGAAGGCTCGTTGCTGCGTGCGGCACGGCCTGA
- a CDS encoding NAD(P)(+) transhydrogenase (Re/Si-specific) subunit beta has product MPESMVTASYIAASALFILALGGLSRPETARRGVACGIAGMALALTATTLGERVGDYALLAAAMAPAVIVGAVVAARVRMTAMPQLVAILHSFVGLAAVLVAVAGHLEPHASQTGSGELVHRVEVYLGACIGSITFTGSVVAFLKLQGLVSGKPLILPARHAANAAALLVTVVLGVRYGMATGGAGMAELLIATAITGVLGMHLVAAIGGADMPVVVSMLNSYSGWAASAAGFMLENDLLIVTGALVGSSGAILSYIMCRGMNRSFISVILGGFGTEGGAAPSGEAPGGEVTPIDAPAAVSLLKSARSVIIVPGYGMAVAQAQHALAECVRLLESAGVLVRFAIHPVAGRLPGHMNVLLAEAGVPYDVVLEMEEINPDFPQTDVVLVIGANDIVNPAAQDDPGSPIAGMPVLEVWKARTVIVMKRGMATGYAGVDNPLFYRENTRMLFGDAKKVVEALLTGLRS; this is encoded by the coding sequence ATGCCGGAGAGCATGGTGACGGCGTCGTACATCGCTGCCAGCGCGCTGTTCATCCTCGCGCTCGGCGGGCTGTCGCGCCCCGAGACGGCACGGCGCGGGGTCGCGTGCGGCATCGCGGGCATGGCGCTTGCCCTGACCGCAACGACGCTCGGAGAACGAGTGGGCGATTACGCCCTGCTGGCGGCGGCGATGGCGCCGGCGGTGATCGTCGGTGCGGTGGTCGCGGCGAGGGTCCGGATGACGGCGATGCCGCAACTCGTGGCGATTCTGCACAGTTTCGTCGGGCTTGCGGCGGTGCTGGTGGCGGTGGCGGGGCACCTCGAGCCGCACGCCTCGCAAACCGGATCGGGCGAACTGGTGCATCGCGTCGAGGTGTATCTCGGGGCGTGCATCGGTTCGATCACGTTCACCGGCTCGGTCGTCGCGTTCCTGAAGTTGCAGGGGTTGGTGAGCGGCAAGCCGCTGATTCTTCCGGCCCGTCACGCCGCGAACGCCGCCGCGCTGCTGGTGACGGTCGTGCTCGGCGTTCGCTACGGCATGGCGACCGGCGGGGCGGGAATGGCGGAGTTGCTGATCGCGACGGCCATCACGGGTGTGCTGGGGATGCACCTCGTGGCCGCGATCGGTGGGGCGGATATGCCGGTCGTCGTCTCGATGCTGAACAGTTACTCGGGTTGGGCGGCATCGGCGGCGGGCTTCATGCTGGAGAACGACCTGCTGATCGTGACAGGCGCGCTGGTCGGCAGCAGCGGCGCGATCCTGAGCTACATCATGTGCCGGGGGATGAACCGTTCGTTCATCAGTGTTATCCTCGGCGGGTTCGGCACCGAGGGCGGGGCCGCGCCGTCGGGCGAGGCACCGGGGGGTGAGGTCACGCCGATCGACGCTCCCGCCGCCGTCTCGCTTCTGAAGTCGGCGCGGAGCGTCATCATCGTGCCGGGGTACGGCATGGCCGTCGCCCAGGCGCAGCACGCGCTGGCGGAATGTGTCCGCCTGCTCGAATCGGCCGGCGTGCTCGTTCGTTTCGCGATCCACCCGGTTGCGGGGAGGCTGCCGGGGCACATGAACGTGCTGCTCGCCGAGGCGGGCGTGCCGTACGACGTCGTGCTCGAGATGGAGGAGATCAACCCCGACTTCCCGCAGACGGACGTCGTGCTCGTCATCGGGGCGAATGACATCGTGAATCCCGCTGCCCAGGACGACCCTGGGAGTCCGATCGCCGGGATGCCTGTGCTTGAAGTCTGGAAGGCCCGCACGGTGATCGTGATGAAGCGGGGGATGGCCACGGGCTACGCGGGCGTGGACAACCCTCTGTTCTACCGCGAGAACACGCGGATGCTCTTCGGCGACGCGAAGAAGGTCGTCGAGGCGTTGCTGACGGGGCTGCGTTCGTAG
- a CDS encoding VCBS repeat-containing protein, with translation MPMSKTRVRARSESALSAGDSCRSEALEGRVLLAVVYDAPTTAVGDAPTGLVVADFDDDGILDAATADFDSNTVTVLLGRGDGSFTRSQTLDTLGSASRVVAGDLNGDGAIDLVVSEFGNNSIAVFLGNGDGTFGDATRIAGNGGPVGLALADLNGDGDLDLVTTNFLLNFVGVYIGDGTGGFGPATLLPGGTAPRAVAVGDLTGDGAPDLVVAASEDDAIRVFINDGSGAFAAPVQYLVSANPEDVALGDLNGDGHLDVVVACADDDVVTVRLNDGTGALTNPGFLVSVDARPRSVALADLNGDGRVDFITGNSDANNVQVGFGVGNGNFTTSPAFLVGQAPRAVTLKDMDGDSVLDVMVVNEESDTLTILFGAGHGVFAARRDSVTGAPIGAAMAAADLDGDGRDDLVAVFPEDGTVRVFFSDGTGNFLAGPSFATGGRPVFVSIGDLNGDGRADIAVSLNLDDAVAVFFGDGAGGFSAGGVFATSGGPQEVRIGDMDGDGVPDLVVGCSTASVIDVLLNDGSGSFGAPVSFAVPGNPVSIRLGDLDEDGDLDIAMVTSTGGAALQWLRNGGDMNFIGPSIAANLGGLGVRLALADLDGDGDLDAIATTTEGKVVVWRNNGLGFYSPAGVSVEVGAGAGAIEFADVNVDGRPDAIVAVQGSDRVVVLEGDGGLGFLTPILSHVVAAAPAGLAVGRFEGRAYLGVATLSATAGTISTYNNIRTASSIDGLQSTLLTLTRDQQFTLSVQARDNPASIRRVAFWADFNGNNAIDEGEALGTDEDGEDGWSILAVLGSGAPLGPGLTIIAIGVDFAGVETNKLTLDLTVIYSLLAANGAVVSGVQGADGRYYVGARNSDNRPLVYRQIDPGSQAWEARDLQAATGSPALVGDVSFFVDDKDGLLYAAAVSVDGLLLFVLRNGAWSFRNLSTEMGLADDLTGQLTAFVDTTGIAHVAVISAAGHLLLFVQTGAVNPDGGFVWSLVNLSTDHLAAQGMSTPAFVGRITSYVTSWNARNIVGVDASGRLHTVWIADAEGFTLWRTDDLSAITGAPTITGGLTIYLTSWDGINIAGTDESGSVLVTWWVPQFEGNWEVSDLTALFSGPQLAVGSLTSYVTPWGGLNVAGVGPDGDLVIYWWVPQFEGEWVVSSFDEVLPGGSPRPDGGGLSGYAGADGRLNVFGRNTNREVIRYHWDPGTDVWTPENLTEVAVRV, from the coding sequence ATGCCCATGAGCAAGACGCGAGTTCGTGCCCGCTCCGAGTCCGCACTTTCCGCGGGAGATTCGTGCCGATCCGAGGCCCTCGAAGGGCGGGTTCTTCTCGCGGTCGTGTACGACGCGCCGACCACGGCTGTCGGTGACGCGCCGACCGGGCTGGTCGTCGCGGATTTCGATGACGACGGCATCCTCGACGCGGCAACGGCGGACTTTGATTCGAACACCGTCACGGTGCTGCTCGGACGCGGCGACGGATCGTTCACACGCTCGCAGACACTCGACACGCTCGGCTCGGCGTCGCGCGTTGTCGCGGGCGACCTGAACGGCGACGGGGCGATCGACCTCGTCGTGAGTGAGTTCGGCAACAACTCCATCGCGGTCTTCCTCGGCAACGGCGACGGAACGTTCGGCGACGCGACGCGCATCGCCGGCAACGGCGGACCGGTCGGGCTTGCGCTGGCCGACCTGAACGGCGACGGCGACCTCGACCTTGTGACGACCAACTTCCTCCTGAACTTCGTCGGCGTCTACATCGGCGACGGGACGGGCGGATTCGGTCCCGCGACACTTCTCCCGGGCGGAACCGCGCCACGGGCGGTTGCGGTCGGCGATCTTACGGGCGACGGCGCGCCGGACCTCGTGGTCGCTGCCTCGGAGGACGACGCGATCCGTGTCTTTATCAACGACGGCTCAGGCGCGTTCGCCGCGCCAGTGCAGTACCTCGTGAGCGCGAACCCGGAGGACGTTGCACTCGGCGACCTGAACGGCGATGGGCACCTCGACGTGGTTGTCGCGTGCGCCGATGACGACGTGGTCACGGTCCGGCTCAACGACGGCACGGGCGCGCTGACCAACCCGGGTTTCCTGGTGTCCGTGGACGCCAGGCCGCGCTCCGTTGCGCTGGCGGATCTCAACGGCGACGGCCGCGTCGACTTCATCACCGGGAACTCCGACGCGAACAACGTTCAGGTCGGCTTCGGCGTGGGCAACGGGAACTTTACGACCTCGCCGGCGTTTCTGGTGGGCCAGGCGCCACGGGCCGTCACGCTGAAGGACATGGACGGGGATAGCGTGCTCGACGTCATGGTCGTGAACGAGGAGAGCGATACGCTCACGATCCTATTCGGCGCGGGCCACGGCGTCTTTGCCGCTCGACGGGACTCCGTGACCGGTGCGCCCATCGGCGCAGCAATGGCGGCGGCAGATCTTGACGGCGACGGCCGCGATGATCTGGTGGCCGTGTTCCCGGAGGACGGCACGGTTCGCGTCTTCTTTTCAGATGGGACAGGCAACTTCCTGGCAGGCCCCTCGTTCGCCACCGGCGGCAGGCCCGTCTTTGTCTCGATCGGCGACCTGAACGGCGACGGTCGTGCCGATATCGCGGTCAGCCTCAACCTGGACGACGCCGTTGCTGTCTTCTTCGGCGACGGCGCCGGCGGGTTCTCGGCGGGCGGCGTGTTCGCAACCTCCGGAGGTCCGCAGGAGGTCCGCATCGGCGACATGGACGGCGACGGCGTACCGGACCTCGTCGTCGGGTGCTCGACGGCGTCGGTGATCGACGTGCTCCTCAATGACGGGAGCGGCTCGTTCGGCGCGCCGGTTTCGTTCGCCGTGCCGGGAAACCCGGTCTCGATCCGGCTTGGTGATCTCGATGAGGACGGCGACCTCGACATCGCCATGGTGACTTCAACGGGCGGCGCTGCGCTGCAATGGCTCCGCAACGGCGGCGACATGAACTTCATCGGCCCGTCGATCGCGGCGAATCTCGGTGGGCTGGGTGTTCGACTCGCACTCGCGGACCTCGACGGCGACGGCGACCTGGATGCGATTGCGACCACGACCGAGGGGAAGGTCGTGGTGTGGCGCAACAACGGGCTGGGGTTCTACTCGCCGGCGGGCGTCTCCGTGGAGGTTGGTGCCGGAGCGGGCGCCATCGAGTTCGCCGACGTGAACGTGGACGGCAGGCCCGACGCGATCGTCGCCGTGCAGGGTTCCGATCGCGTGGTTGTGCTGGAGGGCGATGGGGGCCTCGGATTCCTGACGCCGATTCTCTCGCACGTCGTCGCGGCCGCTCCGGCCGGGCTTGCGGTCGGGAGGTTCGAGGGAAGGGCGTACCTCGGCGTCGCGACGCTGAGCGCCACGGCCGGGACCATCAGCACATACAACAACATCCGCACAGCGTCGAGCATCGACGGCCTGCAGTCCACCCTGCTCACGCTCACGCGCGACCAGCAGTTCACCCTCTCGGTGCAGGCACGCGATAACCCGGCGTCGATCCGGCGCGTCGCGTTCTGGGCGGACTTTAACGGCAACAACGCGATCGACGAAGGTGAGGCGCTCGGCACCGATGAGGACGGCGAGGACGGTTGGTCGATTCTCGCCGTTCTGGGGAGCGGCGCGCCGCTCGGCCCCGGGCTGACCATCATCGCCATCGGCGTCGACTTCGCCGGTGTCGAAACGAACAAACTCACGCTCGATCTCACGGTCATCTATTCGCTGCTGGCCGCGAACGGGGCTGTCGTCTCCGGCGTGCAGGGCGCCGACGGCCGCTACTACGTCGGGGCGAGAAACTCCGACAACCGGCCGCTCGTGTACCGGCAGATCGACCCCGGTAGCCAGGCGTGGGAAGCACGCGATCTCCAGGCGGCGACGGGTTCGCCCGCGCTCGTCGGCGACGTGAGCTTCTTCGTGGACGACAAGGACGGGCTGCTCTACGCGGCCGCGGTCTCTGTGGACGGGCTGCTGCTCTTCGTGCTGCGGAACGGCGCGTGGAGTTTCCGCAATCTCTCGACCGAGATGGGACTTGCTGACGACCTGACCGGGCAACTGACGGCGTTCGTGGATACGACGGGGATCGCGCACGTCGCGGTCATTTCTGCGGCCGGGCATCTGCTGCTCTTCGTGCAGACCGGCGCGGTGAACCCGGACGGGGGCTTCGTGTGGTCGCTCGTGAATCTGAGCACGGATCATCTCGCCGCGCAGGGCATGAGCACTCCCGCGTTCGTGGGTCGCATCACGAGTTACGTCACGAGCTGGAACGCCCGCAACATCGTGGGCGTGGACGCATCGGGCCGTCTGCACACGGTCTGGATCGCCGATGCCGAAGGGTTCACGCTCTGGCGCACCGACGACCTGTCTGCCATTACCGGCGCGCCGACGATCACCGGCGGTCTGACCATCTACCTCACGTCGTGGGACGGGATCAACATCGCCGGCACGGACGAGTCCGGTTCGGTGCTCGTGACGTGGTGGGTTCCGCAGTTCGAGGGCAACTGGGAGGTGAGCGACCTCACGGCCCTCTTCTCGGGGCCGCAACTGGCGGTCGGCTCGCTCACGAGTTACGTCACGCCGTGGGGCGGGCTGAATGTCGCCGGCGTCGGGCCGGACGGCGACCTGGTGATCTACTGGTGGGTTCCGCAGTTCGAGGGCGAGTGGGTCGTCAGTTCCTTTGATGAAGTGCTCCCCGGTGGCTCACCGCGTCCCGACGGCGGCGGGCTGAGCGGGTATGCGGGGGCCGACGGCAGGCTCAACGTCTTCGGACGGAACACCAACCGGGAGGTCATCCGCTACCACTGGGATCCGGGCACGGACGTCTGGACGCCGGAGAACCTGACGGAGGTTGCCGTTCGCGTGTGA